CAATTCTATGTTTTATATGCTGTTCAGACTGCTTATTGGGCAGCCCGTTAGGGTCAACGTGCTTATCAATCTCAGGGGCTGCTAATAGGAAGGTTGCATGAAAGATTAGGTCTAATTCACATCAGGATATAATAAATTAACAACCTGTCACTACTAGAGTTTGTTTTAGATCAGCAGATTTGTCATTTTGAGGCCATGACTTTGATTGCACAGTGGAACTTCAATTCTTCTTTTTATAACGTAAACGTGTTAATTATAAGGTAGAAAGGTTGAAGGGTCAAATTCAGATAAGAATAACAACCTGTCACTGCCAGATATGATATTGATTTAAGCCAGCAGAATTATTATTATTTGACATGGTAGAATATGTTGGCTCTTCAAGTTGAGTATGGAAACAGAATAATGATTGAGTTTACCCTACATTGTTTCTTTACCGGAATTTCCAGTACATGATTAGCATTAACATGATCACAATGAGATTTACTGAATAAGAACAGTAGATTGGAGTATTCACATATTGTCATGGACCATACAGCAAGTATGACAGCAGTGTCAGTTATCACCAAGATTAGCAATGTAATTACAAAGTTACACGAACAGACACACATTTGTCAGTGAGAAAAGAGAGCTATATTGATTACTAAGAATAAGTGTCACAATCTCAAGCAGTCTGGGTGCTTAGTTTCTGTACTGTTTCTGCTCTTATCCTCCCTCCAAACTCTTGAAGATTCTTTTGTGTGTGTCTCATTCCCAATCTCCTGATCGGATAGATTGGAAATACATAGCATGTTACAACTGTTTTGCCACAAAAAAAATTGAGTAAGTGCTACAATCTCAAGCTTTGTAGAAGCCATACATTACAATGTGTTGTACACGTAAAAGCTAGTTGAGCGAGTTCATGGACAGCCGCATTTGCTAATGGATATAGATCAAAGGAAACAAATGCAGTGCCTCTTAAACAAAGAAAGAAAGCAGGGACACATCACTTATCTGGTCATCTGATCAAGCACTTATTTCAGTAGACACACCCTCGCCGCGAATTTAGTCGGAGCACCCCGCGTGTGGACCACCCAGCCAGTCGACGCTCGCAAAGCAGTGCCTTGATCACCATGAAAACTGTAGCCTTAGTTGGTGGTCGTGTTCGGCTCCGTGATGCCATCCATCTACCTTTCTCCCGGAGCAGTGTGTCGACCACATGTCCATTCAACTCGGTTCCCCGAGAGGCCATGATGACATGCGGTAGAACTACTTGCGCACGATGATCTTCCAGCGTGTCCTGCACAAGCGGCTCCGCCCGTCGGCCGTGTACAGAGCACCTAAGGAGGAGGGTAGGCGGCATTTCGTCGAACTGATGGCGGGCGCTGGAGCGCAGAGCCCGGCTTAAAGGCCCCCTCTTGCCTTTCCATTTCTTGTTAGCAATCCGGCGCCCGGCGACTCTAGTAGAGGCAGATTAGCTTCTTCACCTCCAGCGACGGCGCAGGTAGCAGAGGTAGGCGACTGCGCCGCCACGTTCTTTGACCACCTGCACGCAGCCGCCAGCCAGTAGTGGAAATTCCGTCAGTATCCGCGGCGCatggggcgagaggaggagggaTTTGACCGAACCGAACCTGCGGCAAGAGTGGGCGACGTCGACGCCCTGCGCTATGACGACAAGGAGGCGCTTGAGCGCGTCGGCGTCGAAGAGGTGAGTCGAGGAGCGCcgggatggcggcggcggcggcgtcgtaGAGGCGCGCGTTCGTGGCCGTCAGCGCCACCACCTATCAAGCCGCCGCGCCGCTCGCCTGCAAAACGAACATTCCTGACTCTCTCCGGCCGCGGCAGCGAGGGTGCTTGGCGGCGCGGATCCCGCCGGCCGTCGTGTCTCGCCCGGGAGACGAGTTAATTGCAAAAAACCACCACATTCGAGGCTTCTTCCGCAGAAAACAATCTGGTCTCTAATCATTTGCAAAAGACACCGCGCATTCGGTAAACTTTTTGCAAAAAGCACTGATCGCTTGATTTGCAGCCTCTGAGGGCGTTTCCGACAGGTGGGACCCAAAATAGGTGACGTGGCGTAACGGCGAGGCGGACGGCGCCGTTACTCACTACTTGGTCAAACCGACGCGGTCGGCTCGCCCGACCGCACCAGCTCTCTCACAAATCTCGCCCGCACTCTCTCTCCCTCCTTCgttctcctcttcctctccggCAGCCGGCGGCCGCCATGGCGTCCTGGAGGGAGAGGGGAACATGGTGTCCTGGAGCGAGAGCGAAAGCACTGATGGCTTCGCCGCGCAGTACAACCTCACTCCCGACTCCCCTCTCAAGGTCAGTTGTTCCTCTGGTTCTCTATTTGTTTTGGCCGCCGCTCATTTGTGTTCTAGGGAGTACGTGTTCTAGGGTTCTACTAGTTCTGCTCGAtttgaacaagtttgtgttggattGCCCAGATCCCAGCTACGAGTGATGACCCGTTGTTCGAGGGTGCTGCTGACGATTTGATGGTGATGTGCGAGCATGGGAATCCAGGGAGGAAATGTGTTGCATTCGAGGGGATAAGCACTGGGAGGAGGTTCATTGCCTGTGCCCCTGAAATAAGTATTTAGTCCTAGCTTTGCAGCAGTCCAGTTCATCATCTAGGGTTCATATTTACTGTTCATGTTCTAGGGTTCATAGGTACTGTTCATGTTCTGTTCTAGGGTTTGTAGTAACTGTTCTATGGTTGATAGTAACTCTTTATTAACTGAATCTGGTAGATAAACTTAACTGAATATGGTAGATTGACTTAACTGAATATGGTAGATTAACTTAACTGAATCTGATCAATTAACTTAACTGAATCTGATAATTAACTTAACTGAATCTGATCAATTAACTTAATTGAATCTTGTACTTTAACCTAACTGAATGTGGTACATTAACTTAATTGATTTTTTCTGTAACTAATTTAATCTGTAACTTCTTTGCAGGGTGCTAATAATTGTGGATTAGTGCAGTGGGTAGATGAGGAGTGGCCAAATCATCTGCAGAATGCTCTTCACAAGCTGTGGCTTATGTATGAGCGTAGCCAGCATGACAATAGGATGGCATGCCTGGAGCATTCATCTACTGTACACATACTCACACAGCAAAAAAAGAGCTGCAGGAGACATATGAGAAGCTTGTTGAAGATGTTAACAACCTCCTAGATTCACAGGATAACCTGCGTGAGGTAAATCATAAGAATGATGATGCTGAGAACATTACAATCAGTGTGGAAAGCAGCTTTGCAAAGGACGAGGAGATCAAAAAATGGAAGGCTGCTCATGACCAGTTAAAGTTAATTCATGTAGCTCAAGCCACTGTCATTAGGAATTTGAAGTTCAAGCATCTCAAAGAGAAGGAAAAGATGAGCTCTGATAAGAGGACTTTGGAGATTTGCTATGCTGACCTGAA
This Triticum urartu cultivar G1812 unplaced genomic scaffold, Tu2.1 TuUngrouped_contig_4414, whole genome shotgun sequence DNA region includes the following protein-coding sequences:
- the LOC125527792 gene encoding uncharacterized protein LOC125527792 — encoded protein: MVSWSESESTDGFAAQYNLTPDSPLKIPATSDDPLFEGAADDLMVMCEHGNPGRKCVAFEGISTGRRFIACAPEGANNCGLVQWVDEEWPNHLQNALHKLWLMYERSQHDNRMACLEHSSTETYEKLVEDVNNLLDSQDNLREVNHKNDDAENITISVESSFAKDEEIKKWKAAHDQLKLIHVAQATVIRNLKFKHLKEKEKMSSDKRTLEICYADLKKEKDDLKKEKDQVDSCIAELMKEKEKLTMEKSTLASCIVELKTAGDSNKRKLHQIKAICDED